A genomic region of Bdellovibrionales bacterium contains the following coding sequences:
- the tatC gene encoding twin-arginine translocase subunit TatC, whose protein sequence is MNNFSGEPNQTLVEHLSELRIRLMWSILGIFLGFLVCWGFSDFLFDIARGPISPYLKSTAGGLVFTAPMDKFLAHLKVAVLAGTLVSSPFWLYHVWKFVAPGLYEKEKKYAIAFVCFGTGLFMLGMCFVYFIVLPMAFKFLMTFGGNTDTPMITIGEYLSFFVTTTLVFGLAFEMPLILTILGIMGLVSSSFLNKYRRYSYVILAVASAVFTPPDALSMIMMLVPLILLYEMSIFLVKIFEKVPYSDPITKS, encoded by the coding sequence ATGAATAATTTTAGCGGCGAGCCGAATCAAACTCTTGTGGAGCATCTGTCGGAATTGCGAATAAGGTTGATGTGGTCAATCTTAGGGATTTTTCTCGGATTTCTTGTGTGTTGGGGCTTTAGTGATTTTTTATTTGATATCGCAAGAGGGCCAATTTCTCCTTATTTAAAAAGCACAGCTGGCGGTTTGGTTTTCACGGCCCCAATGGACAAATTTTTGGCTCATTTGAAGGTGGCTGTTTTGGCGGGAACTTTGGTATCTTCGCCGTTCTGGCTTTACCATGTGTGGAAATTTGTGGCTCCCGGGCTCTATGAAAAGGAAAAGAAATACGCTATCGCCTTTGTTTGCTTTGGTACGGGTTTATTTATGCTCGGGATGTGTTTTGTGTATTTCATTGTTCTTCCGATGGCGTTTAAATTTCTGATGACCTTTGGGGGCAATACGGACACTCCCATGATAACTATTGGAGAGTACCTTTCTTTTTTTGTGACGACGACTTTGGTTTTTGGTCTTGCTTTCGAAATGCCGCTCATATTGACAATATTGGGAATTATGGGCCTTGTTTCTTCTTCATTTTTAAATAAGTACAGGAGATATTCTTATGTGATATTGGCTGTCGCCTCGGCAGTATTTACCCCTCCAGATGCCTTAAGTATGATAATGATGCTTGTGCCTCTTATCCTTCTTTATGAGATGTCTATATTTTTGGTAAAGATATTTGAAAAAGTTCCATACAGCGATCCGATTACAAAATCATGA
- a CDS encoding twin-arginine translocase TatA/TatE family subunit — protein sequence MFNLGFSEMVLLSVLALIFIGPKQLPELARVVGRLLNEFKRATGELTSSFTDIKHQADRFVHKTEDQVRQQLSIDKLDKEDMAPPGGDGSFDSLKVEPETSSEDSKPIEANKPKYE from the coding sequence ATGTTCAATTTAGGTTTTTCAGAGATGGTTCTACTCTCTGTTCTAGCACTCATATTTATTGGCCCCAAGCAGCTGCCCGAGTTAGCTCGGGTTGTTGGCCGTTTGCTCAATGAATTTAAGAGGGCGACGGGAGAATTAACCTCCTCTTTCACTGATATCAAGCATCAGGCGGATCGTTTTGTGCATAAAACTGAGGACCAGGTACGCCAGCAGCTATCAATAGATAAATTAGATAAGGAGGATATGGCACCTCCTGGAGGTGACGGCAGTTTTGACAGCTTGAAGGTTGAGCCAGAGACCAGTTCAGAAGATTCCAAACCAATTGAAGCGAACAAACCGAAATATGAATAA
- a CDS encoding methylmalonyl-CoA mutase, whose amino-acid sequence MSELNKADKGKSTFFNSSRIELKPCYNQSDLAPLDKNESDCSLPGEYPFPRGIQPSMYRGRLWTMRQYAGFGSAQESNRLYKSLLAKGTTGLSIAFDLPTQMGYDSNHPMASGEVGKVGVAISTIEDMNILLEGIPLEEISSSMTINSTAGILLAFYIAIAKQRGFSLNKLRGTIQNDILKEYIARGTYIYPPQPSMRIITDIFDYCGREVPEWNTISISGYHIREAGATAAQEIAFTLANGITYVQAALSQGLSVDDFAGRLSFFFNVQNNFFEEIAKFRAARRLWAKIMKERFGAKDPRSMKLRFHSQTAGVTLTAQQPENNIVRVTLQALAAVLGGTQSLHTNSMDEALGLPTESAVTIALRTQQIIAHESGVTDVADPVGGSFYIESLTNQLETLAMGYIDRIEALGGVIACIESGWIQNEIQNAAYKFQLDVESGNQKIVGVNCFETSEQSKIETLRISDEISKDQISRLNIFLKKRNASLVKTSLERIQLAAQDSRQNLMPLFVEAVENKVTLGEISDTLRKVFGQYKETLTL is encoded by the coding sequence ATGAGCGAACTCAATAAAGCTGATAAGGGCAAATCGACATTTTTCAATTCCAGTCGAATAGAACTGAAGCCCTGTTACAATCAGAGCGACCTCGCACCGCTAGATAAGAATGAATCTGATTGTTCTCTTCCAGGCGAATATCCCTTTCCTCGCGGAATTCAACCTAGCATGTATCGAGGCCGCCTCTGGACCATGCGCCAGTACGCAGGCTTCGGTTCTGCCCAAGAAAGTAATCGACTTTACAAGTCTCTGCTCGCTAAAGGAACTACCGGACTCAGCATTGCCTTCGATCTCCCAACACAAATGGGTTACGATTCAAATCATCCCATGGCAAGCGGCGAAGTTGGAAAAGTAGGCGTGGCCATTTCGACCATTGAGGACATGAATATACTTCTTGAAGGAATTCCCCTCGAAGAAATCTCATCTTCTATGACTATCAATTCAACTGCCGGAATTCTACTTGCTTTCTACATTGCGATAGCCAAACAAAGAGGCTTTTCTTTAAACAAACTCCGTGGCACGATACAGAACGACATACTCAAAGAGTACATAGCACGTGGTACCTACATCTATCCTCCTCAGCCATCCATGCGAATTATTACAGATATATTTGATTATTGTGGGCGGGAAGTTCCGGAATGGAACACAATAAGCATATCGGGATACCATATTCGCGAGGCCGGGGCCACAGCGGCCCAAGAGATTGCGTTCACTCTTGCCAATGGAATTACCTACGTTCAGGCAGCCTTGTCTCAGGGGCTCTCTGTAGATGATTTTGCTGGACGACTGAGTTTTTTCTTTAATGTGCAAAATAACTTTTTTGAGGAAATTGCGAAATTTCGGGCGGCTCGGAGATTGTGGGCAAAGATCATGAAAGAGCGATTTGGAGCTAAAGATCCACGTTCGATGAAGCTCCGATTTCACAGCCAAACAGCAGGAGTCACTTTGACTGCCCAGCAGCCAGAGAACAATATAGTTCGAGTTACACTCCAGGCTCTGGCGGCTGTTTTGGGTGGAACTCAAAGCCTACACACAAACAGCATGGATGAGGCATTGGGTCTGCCCACTGAAAGCGCAGTCACTATTGCCCTTCGTACCCAACAAATTATCGCACATGAATCCGGAGTCACTGATGTAGCGGATCCCGTGGGTGGATCCTTTTACATTGAATCACTCACCAATCAATTGGAAACCTTGGCAATGGGATATATCGATCGCATCGAAGCATTGGGAGGTGTGATAGCCTGCATAGAGTCCGGTTGGATTCAAAATGAAATTCAAAATGCTGCCTACAAGTTCCAACTCGATGTTGAGAGTGGAAATCAAAAAATTGTGGGAGTTAACTGCTTTGAGACGTCGGAGCAATCAAAAATTGAAACTCTGAGAATTTCAGATGAGATCTCCAAGGACCAGATCTCCAGGCTCAATATTTTTCTTAAAAAAAGAAATGCCTCACTTGTGAAGACATCGCTGGAGAGAATTCAACTTGCGGCTCAAGACAGTCGCCAGAACCTCATGCCCCTATTTGTGGAGGCAGTTGAAAACAAAGTAACTCTGGGAGAAATTTCTGACACCCTCAGAAAAGTATTCGGCCAATACAAGGAGACTTTGACCCTATAG